The region AAAAAGTTTTGTAAATCGGGAAAAAGTTTTTATCTTTGCACTCGCAAATCTGAAACGACTGACAGAAGAGATTTCGGAGGAGGCGAAAAGAATAAAAGATCATTGAAAATAAAATAACAACCAAGTAAGGAAAAACCAAAGCGTCAATTTTAAATTGAGTTGAGTTTAAGGAAAACAAACATACAATGGAGAGTTTGATCCTGGCTCAGGATGAACGCTAGCGGGAGGCCTAACACATGCAAGCCGAGCGGTAGATTACTTTCGGGTAATTGAGAGCGGCGTACGGGTGCGGAACACGTGTGCAACCTGCCTTTATCAGGGGGATAGCCTTTCGAAAGGAAGATTAATACCCCATAATATATTATTCGGCATCGGGTGATATTGAAAACTACGGTGGATAGAGATGGGCACGCGCAAGATTAGCTAGTTGGTGAGGTAACGGCTCACCAAGGCGACGATCTTTAGGGGGCCTGAGAGGGTGATCCCCCACACTGGTACTGAGACACGGACCAGACTCCTACGGGAGGCAGCAGTGAGGAATATTGGACAATGGGTGGAAGCCTGATCCAGCCATCCCGCGTGCAGGAAGACGGCCCTATGGGTTGTAAACTGCTTTTATCTGGGGATAAACCTACTTACGTGTAAGTAGCTGAAGGTACCAGAAGAATAAGCACCGGCTAACTCCGTGCCAGCAGCCGCGGTAATACGGAGGGTGCAAGCGTTATCCGGATTTATTGGGTTTAAAGGGTCCGTAGGCGGACTGATAAGTCAGTGGTGAAATCCGACAGCTTAACTGTCGAACTGCCATTGATACTGTTAGTCTTGAGTAAGGTTGAAGTGGCTGGAATAAGTAGTGTAGCGGTGAAATGCATAGATATTACTTAGAACACCAATTGCGAAGGCAGGTCACTAAGTCTTAACTGACGCTGATGGACGAAAGCGTGGGGAGCGAACAGGATTAGATACCCTGGTAGTCCACGCCGTAAACGATGATTACTCGTTTTTGGGTTTAATGATTCAGAGACTAAGCGAAAGTGATAAGTAATCCACCTGGGGAGTACGTTCGCAAGAATGAAACTCAAAGGAATTGACGGGGGCCCGCACAAGCGGTGGAGCATGTGGTTTAATTCGATGATACGCGAGGAACCTTACCAAGACTTAAATGGGAAATGACAGATTTAGAAATAGATCCTTCTTCGGACATTTTTCAAGGTGCTGCATGGTTGTCGTCAGCTCGTGCCGTGAGGTGTTAGGTTAAGTCCTGCAACGAGCGCAACCCCTGTCACTAGTTGCTAACATTAAGTTGAGGACTCTAGTGAGACTGCCTACGCAAGTAGAGAGGAAGGTGGGGATGACGTCAAATCATCACGGCCCTTACGTCTTGGGCCACACACGTGCTACAATGGCCGGTACAGAGGGCAGCTACCTAGTGATAGGATGCAAATCTCGAAAGCCGGTCTCAGTTCGGATTGGAGTCTGCAACTCGACTCTATGAAGCTGGAATCGCTAGTAATCGCGCATCAGCCATGGCGCGGTGAATACGTTCCCGGGCCTTGTACACACCGCCCGTCAAGCCATGGAAGCTGGGGGTACCTGAAGTCGGTGACCGTAAAAGGAGCTGCCTAGGGTAAAACTAGTAACTAGGGCTAAGTCGTAACAAGGTAGCCGTACCGGAAGGTGCGGCTGGAACATCTCATTTTAGAGCGTCCTAAGGACGATAAACAATTAAAGGCCACCTAGTGGTCACTTACTTAAACAAAGCAGAGCTTTGGTTTTACTTTGGTTGATATTTAAGAAATAACCCTTTAGATTAGTAACAGGGATAGAGAGATTTTAGATTATGAATTATAGATTTTAGATTGAATTTAAAATTAAGGATTTAAAATTTAAAATTAAGAATGAAGTCTCGTAGCTCAGCTGGTTAGAGCGCTACACTGATAATGTAGAGGTCGGCAGTTCGAGCCTGCCCGAGACTACTAATTGAAAAAGGGGAATTAGCTCAGCTGGCTAGAGCGCCTGCCTTGCACGCAGGAGGTCAAGGGTTCGACTCCCTTATTCTCCACAGTTTTGTTGGACTGATACAAGTATACGAATAGAGCCAAAAGAAATATTCGTTTATCAGGAAGACAGAAAGAACTAAAGATCATTGACATTAACGGTAAAATTGACATCACAAAGAGATAACCGAGCACTCCTTGAGTGCAGAGTAAAATAAATTAGGAAAGAAATCGTTAAGGGCGTATGGCGGATGCCTAGGCTTTCAGAGGCGAAGAAGGACGTGGTAAGCTGCGAAAAGCTGCGGGGATTGGCACACACGAATTGATCCGCAGATGTCCGAATGGGGCAACCCGGCATATTGAAGATATGTCACCTCGTAAGAGGAGCAAACCCGGAGAACTGAAACATCTAAGTACCCGGAGGAAAAGAAATCGAAGAGATTCCGTAAGTAGTGGCGAGCGAAAGCGGATTAGCCCAAAAGTCTTTATATGTTTAATAGAACACACTGGAAAGTGTGGCCATAGAGGGTGATAGCCCCGTATATGAAAGGCATATTTGGATGATAAATGAGTAGGGCGGGACACGTGAAATCCTGTCTGAATATGGGGGGACCATCCTCCAAGGCTAAATACTCCTGAAAGACCGATAGTGAACAAGTACTGTGAAGGAAAGGTGAAAAGCACTTCGAATAGAAGGGTGAAATAGAACCTGAAACCGTACGCCTACAAGCGGTCGGAGCAGCGTTAATGCTGTGACGGCGTGCCTTTTGCATAATGAGCCTACGAGTTAATCTTACTAGCGAGGTTAAGGACTTAAGGTCCGGAGCCGTAGCGAAAGCGAGTCTGAATAGGGCGAATAGTTAGTGGGATTAGACGCGAAACCTTGTGATCTACCCATGGGCAGGTTGAAGCTTTGGTAACACAAAGTGGAGGACCGAACCGGTTGACGTTGAAAAGTCTTCGGATGACCTGTGGGTAGGGGTGAAAGGCCAATCAAACTGGGAGATAGCTCGTACTCCCCGAAATGCATTTAGGTGCAGCGTCGATATAGTTTATTAGAGGTAGAGCTACTGATTGGATGCGGGGGTTTCATCGCCTACCAATTCCTGACAAACTCCGAATGCTAATAAATGATTGTCGGCAGTGAGGGCATGGGTGCTAAGGTCCATGTCCGAGAGGGAAAGAACCCAGACCAACAGCTAAGGTCCCTAAATATATGCTAAGTTGAAAGAACGCGGTTGGACTGCATTGACAGCTAGGATGTTGGCTTGGAAGCAGCCATTCATTTAAAGAGTGCGTAACAGCTCACTAGTCGAGCGGTCCGGCATGGATAATAATCGGGCATAAGCATATTACCGAAGCTATGGCAGTATTTAATACTGGGTAGGGGAGCATTCTATTTGCGCCGAAGCAGTACTGTGAGGTATTGTGGAGCGGATAGAAAAGAAAATGTAGGCATAAGTAACGATAAAGGGGGCGAGAAACCCCCTCACCGAAAGACTAAGGTTTCCTCAGCCATGCTAATCAGCTGAGGGTTAGTCGGGGCCTAACGCGAAGCCGACAGGCGTAGTGGATGGACAACGGGTTAATATTCCCGTACCAGTATATTAATAAAAGTGACGGAGTTGGAAACTAGGTGCGTACTGACGGAATAGTACGTTGAAGTAATTGCGAGATTACGATAGTACAGCAAATCTTCGGATGCGCTGATAATCCTGGGGACCCGCTTCCAAGAAAAGCGAAATATACTGCCCGTACCAAAACCGACACAGGTAGTCGAGGAGAGAATCCTAAGGTGCTCGAGTGAGTCGTGGCTAAGGAACTAGGCAAAATAGTCTCGTAACTTCGGAAGAAGAGACGCCTCCCTCCGGGGAGGCCGCAGTGAAGAGGCCCAGGCGACTGTTTATCAAAAACACAGGACTCTGCTAAATCGAAAGATGCTGTATAGGGTCTGACACCTGCCCGGTGCTGGAAGGTTAAGGAAGGGCGTTAGCGTAAGCGAAGCGTTTGACTGAAGCCCCAGTAAACGGCGGCCGTAACTATAACGGTCCTAAGGTAGCGAAATTCCTTGTCGGGTAAGTTCCGACCTGCACGAATGGTGTAACGATCTGGGCACTGTCTCAGCCACGAGCTCGGTGAAATTGTAGTATCGGTGAAGATGCCGATTACCCGCAATGGGACGAAAAGACCCTGTGAACCTTTACTATAACTTCGTATTGACTTCGAGTAAACAATGTGTAGGATAGGTGGGAGGCAGTGAAGCAGGCACGCTAGTGTTTGTGGAGCCAACGTTGAAATACCACCCTTTGTTTACTTGGAGCCTAACTTCTACGGAAGGACATTGCGTGGTGGGTAGTTTGACTGGGGTGGTCGCCTCCAAAAGAGTAACGGAGGCTTTCAAAGGTACCCTCAGCACGCTTGGTAACCGTGCGTAGAGTGTAATGGCATAAGGGTGCTTGACTGTGAGACCTACAAGTCGATCAGGTGCGAAAGCAGGACATAGTGATCCGGTGGTTCCGTATGGAAGGGCCATCGCTCATAGGATAAAAGGTACTCCGGGGATAACAGGCTAGTCTCCCCCAAGAGCTCACATCGACGGGGAGGTTCGGCACCTCGATGTCGGCTCGTCACATCCTGGGGCTGGAGAAGGTCCCAAGGGTTGGGCTGTTCGCCCATTAAAGTGGCACGCGAGCTGGGTTCAGAACGTCGTGAGACAGTTCGGTCTCTATCTATTGCGGGCGTTAGATGTTTGAGAGGGCTTGATTCTAGTACGAGAGGACCGAATTGAACAAACCTCTGGTGTATCAGTTGTACCGCCAGGTGCACCGCTGAGTAGCTATGTTTGGAAGAGATAAGCACTGAAAGCATATAAGTGCGAAACTCGCCTCAAGATGAGACATCTTTTAAGGGTCGTTGAAGATGACGACGTTGATAGGCTATAGGTGTAAAGGCAGTAATGTCATAGCCGAGTAGTACTAATTACCCGTAGATTTATAGCTTAATGATAATGTATCAATTTAACATTTTATCAGTTTACCAATGTAGGTATGTACCAAAAATTGTTACACTGTTCTATTAATTAGATTGTTACATTGACTTTACAAGTCAGGGAGTGCGCTAAAGGTTATGCCTTTGTGATGTTGAAACTACCGAAAAGAAGTTAGATGATAGAAATTAGAAGTTAGAAAATAACTAACGACTAAGGACTATGTAACTAAGTTCTAAAATATATAACAAACTTTAGGGTGGTTATAGCGGTGGGGCTCACCTGTTCCCATTCCGAACACAGAAGTTAAGCCCACCAGCGCCGATGGTACTGCTAACGCGGGAGAGTAGGTCGCCGCCAGTTTTTATTTTTGAAAAGCCTTTGCATAGTAATGCAGAGGCTTTTTCGTTTTTAGGATATTACTATATTACTATTCCTAACTTATCCCAATCATACAATTAAATCTCATCCAAAATAACCTAACTCAATATACCTAACCACTAACCAACCAGAAAGGTTATAATGGTTATGTAAGTTATGAGGTTATAATAGTTATGGATGTGATAAAGTTATAATGGTTACAGAGGTTATAAGAAAGGATAGAGAGAAGGCTAAGCAAACCTTATAAAAAACTTATAACTATTCATTCTTAGTTCATAACTTCTTCACTTCTTTAATATAGCTGAATACTTTATTTAATTGATTGGTTACTTCTGCAGTATCGAAATCTGCAGGGAATAAACTGGAACCAAGTCCAACGGAAGTGACTCCGGCTTCAAACCAGCTGTGTATATTTTCTTTATTTAATTTAACTCCCCCGGTTGGCATGAATTTTAAGCCAGGAAATAGAGGCTTTATAGCCTTTAAAAACTTTGTTCCGAGTAAATCCCCCGGAAATAGTTTAATAAGTGTACAATTGGCTTTTTCTGCCTCATTGATTTCTGAAGGGGTCATACATCCAGGAATCCATAATTTGCCGTGTTGATTAGCTAGTGGAGCTATGTCTGCATCAAAAACAGGGCTCACGAGAAAATCTGCATTAAGATTTAAAAATATTTCAGCCTGTTCTTTACTTTTAATTGTTCCAATACCCAATTTTAAATCAGGAAAGTACTGATCTTTATATTGCTGTAATATTTCGAAATTGGAGATTGCATTAGCACCTCTGTTTACAAACTCGAATACTCTTACTCCTCCATCATATGAAGCTTTTAATGCTTTTTTACAAACTTCCGGATTGTCATGATAAAAAACCGGAATTACCGGATGTTGTTCAATATAGTTGAGTGTCTTTTCCATTTTACTTATTTAGTATTACTAAAATCTCCTGTTACAAATAACTTGTTATAGCCTTCCTGTACTGCATTGTCTATTGTAGTCTGCAAATCGAGATCCTGATACAATGAGGCTATTGCACCAGCCATAAATGCATCTCCACTACCAATACGGTCTATAATGTCATTGGTTTCATATATCGGGCTTATTGAGCTTTTATTTCTTGAATGAAGGGTTCCAAAAAGAAGGTTATGGTTTGAATTATCCATAAAGCGGAAGGTATTTGCCACAATTCTGACATCTTTATATTCAGAAAACAGATCTATACTGTTCTTTTTAGCAAATTCAAAATACTTTTCGGGGCTTGTATTTCTATTTAGATTACTATCAATAGAAGTTCCTAACATATTATGAGAAGCCCAAATATTCCCCATGATAATATGACAATATTTTACCAATTCGGGCATTACTTCCAGAGGACTTTTTCCGTATTGCCATAATTTATTCCTGTAGTTTAAATCTACAGATATAGTAATTCCCTTTGAATAAGCAATTTCCAATGCCTCCTTCATTACTTCTGCAAGCTCCTCGTTTAAAGCTGGAGTAATTGCTGTCCAATGAAACCAGCTACAGCCTTCAAATATTTTCTGCCAGTCAATTTCACCTGTCTTTATCTGACTAAACGAAGAATATTTACGATCATATATAACTTCGCCTTTACTTAATCCATTTGCTGAAAGCAGAATATAAGAGCCAATCCTGTCGCCTCTGTATAAAAAACTGTCAGTTTCAACGTTATTGTCTTTTAATATCTTCAGAAATTCCCGGGTAATCTGATTATCTGGTGCTGCCGAAATATAAGAAACCGGAAGTCCGGTTTGGCCAAGCTTTACAGCAACATTGGCTTCGGATCCGCCAGGAAAAGCCATAATCATATTAGACTCATTAAAGAATGAATCTTCTGCGGGTTGATATCGTACTAATGCTTCCCCGAAGCAGATAATTTTTCCTTTCATATTTTACTATCACTAAGTTAACTTAATTTAATATATGGAATATTTAAAGATTATTAATTTATACGAAAACGTTTTAGTAGATTTTAATGATTATTTAATACTGCCATGTTAAATCTTGTTAATTTGGCATCAGATTCAAAGACAGAATATGAGCATTTTAGAAAAGTTTTCACTTAGCGGAAAAGTAATTGTCGTAACAGGAGCAACAGGTATCCTGGGGCAATCATTTGTTAAGGCTTTGGGTGAAGCAAATGCTAAAGTGGCAATATTAGGAAGGAATGAAGAAAGAGGAAGAGAAAGAGTACAAGAGGTAATTAATGCAGGCGGAGAGGCTGAATTTTTTCAGACTGATGTACTAAATGAAGAACAGTTAATAGAAACTAATAACATCATCATAAATGGATGGGGGAAGATAGATGGTTTGGTCAACGCTGCCGGTGGTAATATTCCGGGAGCGACCATTCCCCCAACGGAAGATTTGTTTGATACAAAAATCAGTGATACGATTAAAGCTATTGAGCTCAATTTATATGGGAGTATTATTCCGACTTTTATCTTCGGGAAGGAAATTGCTAAAAATGGGACTGGTTCTATTGTAAATATTTCTTCTCTGGCAGCAAGCAGACCCCTAACCCGGGTATTAGGCTATACGATTGCTAAACATGGCATAGAAGGACTTACTAAATGGATGGCAACAGAACTTCCCCTAAGATATGGGGATAGCGTAAGATGCAATGCTATTGCACCCGGCGTATTTTTAACGGAGCAAAACCGCACACTGCTTACAAATAGTGATGGTACATATACTGAAAGAGCACAGAAATTTATAAATGGAACACCTTATTCAAGATTAGGCAATCCTGATGAACTGGCAGGTACGTTAGTCTATTTACTAAGTGACGCCTCTCAGTTTGTAAATGGAGAGACCATTTTTGTAGACGGAGGTTTCAATTCATGGTGTGGGGTTTAATGCAGGAGTAGTATGAGAAGATTAGAACAGACATGGCGTTGGTACGGACCAGAAGATCCGGTAAGCTTACAAGACATAAAACAGGCTGGAGCAACAGGAATTGTAACGGCGTTACATCATATTCCACATGGAGAGATTTGGCCGTCGGATGAAATTGCTAAAAGGAAGAAAATTATTGAAGAAGCAGGATTCAGATGGTCAGTAGTTGAAAGTGTACCAGTGCATGAGGCTATCAAAACAAGATCTGAACATGTGACGCATTATATTGCAAACTATAGACAGACTTTAAAAAATCTGGCAGAAAACGGAATAAAAACTGTTTGTTACAATTTTATGCCGGTATTAGACTGGACGCGTACTCAACTGGATTTAGAGTTAAAAGACGGATCAAAAGCCTTGTATTTTAACTGGATAGATTTAGCCGTTTTTGATCTGTTTATGCTAAAGCGTAAGAATGCAGAAGCTGACTATGCAGATTCTGACTATGCAGATTCTGTAAGAAAAGAAGCAAAAGAACGTTTTGAGAATTATACTAATGAACAACTGAATCAGTTGCAAATGAATATTCTGATGGGAATCCCCGGAGAAAAGAATATTGAAATTGAGGAACTGAACAAGAGTATTGAGCTTTATAGTACAATTGGAGCTGAAGGATTAAGACAAAATTTACTTTACTTTCTTCAATCAATTGCTGACATATGCGAGGAATATGGAATTTCGATGACTATTCATCCGGATGATCCGCCATATCCTATTTTAGGGTTTCCTCGCATAGCCGGTAATTTAGAAGACTTTAAATATATCATCAGGGGAGTCGATAAAAAGTTTAACGGAATTTGTTTTTGTACAGGTTCTTTGGGTGCAGGAAAAGCAGAACAGCTTGCACAAATGTTCAGTGAACTAAAAGACAGAGTATATTTTATACACCTGAGAAACGTGCAGAAAGATGCACACGGAAATTTTTATGAAGCAGATCACTTAGACGGAGATGTAAATATGTATGAAGTAATGAAAGTTATTGCAGAAGAAAATCAGAAAAGAGAGACCGCAATCCCTTTCAGACCAGATCATGGACATCAGATGCTGGATGATTTGCAGAAAACAACTAACCCCGGATATTCTGCGATTGGCAGATTAAGAGGATTAGCAGAGTTGAGAGGGCTAGAATTAGGAATATTAGGTAAGTAGTATGTCGTATTTTTTAAAAGATAATTTTCTGTTACAATCAGATATTGCAGTAGTATTATACAATGATTATGCAAAGGATTTACCGATTATAGACTATCATAATCATTTATCACCGCAACAGATTGCAGAAAACAAAAACTTTGAAAATATAACAAAGATATGGCTGAACGGAGACCACTATAAATGGCGTGCTATGAGAGCTTATGGTATAGACGAAGGTTTTATCACCGGAAATGCTTCCGATGAAGATAAATTTCGTAAATGGGCCGAGGTAGTCCCTAATACATTGCGAAATCCATTGTTTCACTGGACTCATATGGAACTTAAAAACCCTTTTGGTATAAATGAATATCTGAATGGAGCTTCTGCCGACAAAATATATAAAGAAACAACTGAAAAATTGCAACAGGAAAACTTCAGACCACAAAGCCTGTTGAATAATTATAATGTTGAGATGCTGGGAACAACTGATGATCCGACGGAGGATCTAAGTTTTCATCAAAGTATCAGACAACAAATTATAGGAATAGACGTAAAGCCTAGTTTCCGCCCGGATAAAATTTTTGCAATAAGCAAAGGTGAAAGTTTCCGGGATTATGTAAGAAAGCTATCAGAGATAAGTAACGTGGAAATTTCGGATCTGGATACTCTTCTTGAAGCTTTACA is a window of Elizabethkingia anophelis R26 DNA encoding:
- a CDS encoding sugar kinase codes for the protein MKGKIICFGEALVRYQPAEDSFFNESNMIMAFPGGSEANVAVKLGQTGLPVSYISAAPDNQITREFLKILKDNNVETDSFLYRGDRIGSYILLSANGLSKGEVIYDRKYSSFSQIKTGEIDWQKIFEGCSWFHWTAITPALNEELAEVMKEALEIAYSKGITISVDLNYRNKLWQYGKSPLEVMPELVKYCHIIMGNIWASHNMLGTSIDSNLNRNTSPEKYFEFAKKNSIDLFSEYKDVRIVANTFRFMDNSNHNLLFGTLHSRNKSSISPIYETNDIIDRIGSGDAFMAGAIASLYQDLDLQTTIDNAVQEGYNKLFVTGDFSNTK
- a CDS encoding SDR family oxidoreductase, with product MSILEKFSLSGKVIVVTGATGILGQSFVKALGEANAKVAILGRNEERGRERVQEVINAGGEAEFFQTDVLNEEQLIETNNIIINGWGKIDGLVNAAGGNIPGATIPPTEDLFDTKISDTIKAIELNLYGSIIPTFIFGKEIAKNGTGSIVNISSLAASRPLTRVLGYTIAKHGIEGLTKWMATELPLRYGDSVRCNAIAPGVFLTEQNRTLLTNSDGTYTERAQKFINGTPYSRLGNPDELAGTLVYLLSDASQFVNGETIFVDGGFNSWCGV
- the uxuA gene encoding mannonate dehydratase; translated protein: MRRLEQTWRWYGPEDPVSLQDIKQAGATGIVTALHHIPHGEIWPSDEIAKRKKIIEEAGFRWSVVESVPVHEAIKTRSEHVTHYIANYRQTLKNLAENGIKTVCYNFMPVLDWTRTQLDLELKDGSKALYFNWIDLAVFDLFMLKRKNAEADYADSDYADSVRKEAKERFENYTNEQLNQLQMNILMGIPGEKNIEIEELNKSIELYSTIGAEGLRQNLLYFLQSIADICEEYGISMTIHPDDPPYPILGFPRIAGNLEDFKYIIRGVDKKFNGICFCTGSLGAGKAEQLAQMFSELKDRVYFIHLRNVQKDAHGNFYEADHLDGDVNMYEVMKVIAEENQKRETAIPFRPDHGHQMLDDLQKTTNPGYSAIGRLRGLAELRGLELGILGK